One segment of Strix uralensis isolate ZFMK-TIS-50842 chromosome 11, bStrUra1, whole genome shotgun sequence DNA contains the following:
- the MAN2C1 gene encoding alpha-mannosidase 2C1 isoform X2, with product MAAPKHRRTALERVEKFLSETYFTDCNLRGRLFGDRCPPVSLSCFQTPRRIPYDEAVRQEFRPAKVGDSFGPTWETCWFKVELSIPPVWAGREVHFVWESDGEGMVWRDAQPVQGLTKEGEKTSYILTRSMKELEPRSLTLYVELACNGLFGAGKGSMIAPPDPDRRFTLSKAELVVFNRDVYELLMDLEILLDMAQLLGEENQRSFQALYTANQMVNMCDVTDPSTFPAARHLAAAIFSQRNGESQHTIHAVGHCHIDSAWLWPYEETIRKCARSWVTVVRLMECNPELTFACSQAQQFEWVQSWYPGLYAQIQDFVAKGQFLPVGGTWVEMDGNLPSGESMVRQFLQGQRFFQEQFGRICSEFWLPDTFGYSAQLPQLMRGCGIGRFLTQKLSWNLVNTFPHHTFFWEGIDGSRVLTHFPPGDSYGMHGRVEEMLKTVKNNKDKGRVNHSAFLFGFGDGGGGPTQKMLDRMKRMTDTDGLPRVQISTPDRLFSALEKESSQLCTWVGELFLELHNGTYTTQAQIKKGNRECERILHDVEVLSTLAVARGGTFQYPASQLQRLWRLLLLNQFHDVLPGSCIQLVVEDALQYYAEIRRAGARLQEEAVQSLCRELLQPKAGSTESTLVLNTLPWERTEVISRAGPAGTETLALVTVPSMGYAVVREPLLPPQPVAVRRQEDGSIAMENGVIAVCLDMMGRLTSLQLVDSERESVPDACCANQFALFDDVPLYWDAWDVMDYHLETRKPVTTLLKPLEITLAGGLRGSASFSLQIGESSTLTQEIILDATCPYLRFLTQVEWKEAHKFLKVEFPVQVRSTNATYEIQFGHLQRPTHWNTSWDWARFEVWAHKWLDLSEHGFGVALLNDCKYGASAHGNVLSLSLLRAPKSPDATADITHHQFTYAVMPHLGSFQDAGVIQHAYNLNFPLHTVPASSAQCPAWSAFSVSSPAVVLETVKQAEDRPEAVVVRLYEAHGSTLVAWLQTSLPIQEAMLCDLLERPAAQGRLPLEQRGLRLSFTPFRVLSVLLVLRQ from the exons ATGGCCGCCCCGAAGCACCGGCGCACGGCGCTGGAGCGGGTCGAGAAGTTCCTCTCCGAGACCTACTTCACCGACTGCAACCTGCGGGGCAG GCTTTTTGGGGATCGCTGTCCACCGGTATCGCTCTCCTGCTTCCAGACTCCGCGGCGCATCCCCTACGATGAGGCCGTCAGGCAGGAATTCAGACCAGCTAAAGTGGGAGACTCCTTTGGGCCCAC GTGGGAGACGTGCTGGTTTAAGGTGGAGCTGAGCATCCCTCCGGTGTGGGCAGGGCGGGAAGTGCACTTCGTCTGGGAGAGCGATGGGGAGGGCATGGTGTGGCGAGACGCCCAGCCTGTCCAG GGTTTGACTAAGGAAGGTGAGAAGACCAGCTACATCCTGACGCGCAGCATGAAAGAGCTGGAGCCCCGCAG TCTGACGCTGTATGTGGAGCTGGCCTGCAACGGTCTCTTTGGGGCTGGCAAGGGCAGTATGATCGCCCCTCCAGACCCGGACAGGAGGTTCACCCTGAGCAAGGCTGAGCTGGTCGTCTTCAACAGAGACGTCTACGAACTGCTGATGGATCTGGAAATACTGCTGGACATGGCCCAG CTCCTTGGGGAGGAAAACCAGAGGAGTTTCCAGGCACTGTACACTGCCAACCAGATGGTCAACATGTGTGACGTTACGGACCCCTCCACCTTCCCTGCTGCCCGTCACCTGGCTGCAGCCATCTTCAGCCAGAGGAACGGCGAGAGCCAGCACACCATCCATGCCGTGGGTCACTGCCACATTGACTCTG CCTGGCTGTGGCCCTACGAGGAGACCATCCGTAAGTGCGCTCGGAGCTGGGTCACGGTGGTCCGTCTGATGGAGTGCAATCCAGAGCTCACCTTCGCCTGCTCCCAG GCGCAGCAGTTTGAGTGGGTGCAGAGCTGGTACCCCGGGCTCTACGCGCAGATTCAGGACTTCGTGGCGAAGGGGCAGTTCCTTCCTGTTGGAGGCACCTGGGTGGAAATG GACGGGAACCTGCCCAGCGGGGAGTCCATGGTGCGGCAGTTCCTCCAGGGACAGCGGTTCTTCCAGGAGCAGTTTGGACGGATCTGCTCGGAg TTCTGGCTGCCGGATACATTTGGATACTcagcccagctgccccagctgATGCGTGGCTGTGGGATCGGGCGGTTCCTCACGCAGAAGCTCAGCTGGAACCTGGTGAACACCTTCCCG CATCACACCTTTTTCTGGGAAGGCATTGATGGTTCCCGAGTGCTGACCCATTTCCCCCCTGGTGACTCCTATGGGATGCACGGGCGAGTGGAAGAG AtgctgaaaacagtgaagaaCAACAAGGACAAAGGACGTGTGAACCACAGCGCTTTCCTCTTTGGCTTTGGAGATGGAGGAGGGGGCCCCACACAGAAAATGCTGGACAGGATGAAGAGAATGACTGACACAGACGGGCTGCCAAG GGTTCAGATCTCCACTCCCGACCGACTCTTTTCTGCCCTGGAGAAGGAGTCATCGCAGCTGTGCACCTGGGTGGGAGAGCTCTTCCTCGAGCTGCACAATGGCACATACACCACCCAGGCCCAG ATAAAGAAAGGGAATCGGGAGTGCGAGCGAATACTCCATGACGTCGAAGTACTCAGCACCTTGGCTGTGGCGCGGGGCGGCACGTTCCAGTATCCTGCCAGCCAGCTGCAACGGCTCTGGAG gTTATTGCTGCTCAACCAATTCCATGATGTTTTGCCAGGCAGCTGTATCCAGCTGGTGGTTGAGGACGCCCTGCAATACTATGCAG AGATCCGCAGGGCTGGCGCTCGGCTGCAGGAGGAAGCTGTGCAGTCCTTATGCAGGGAACTGCTGCAGCCCAAGGCAGGGAGCACCGAGAGCACCCTCGTGTTGAACACTTTGCCTTGGGAACGGACCGAGGTGATCTCCAGGGCTGGGCCAGCCGGAACAGAGACTTTAG CTCTGGTGACAGTCCCCAGCATGGGCTACGCTGTAGTGAGGGAGCCATTGCTGCCCCCTCAGCCTGTGGCAGTGAGGAGGCAG GAGGACGGCTCCATTGCCATGGAGAACGGGGTGATTGCAGTCTGCCTGGACATGATGGGGCGCCTGACCTCGCTTCAGCTGGTGGACTCCGAGAG AGAGTCAGTCCCAGATGCCTGCTGTGCCAACCAGTTTGCGCTCTTTGATGATGTTCCCCTGTACTGGGATGCCTGGGACGTGATGGATTATCACCTGGAAACCAG GAAGCCAGTAACAACGCTGCTGAAGCCTCTGGAAATCACCCTGGCTGGGGGCCTGCGGGGAAGTGCAAGCTTCTCTCTGCAGATCGGGGAAAGCAGCACCTTAACCCAGGAGATCATCCTGGATGCCACGTGCCCGTACCTCCGCTTCCTGACCCAG GTTGAGTGGAAGGAGGCTCACAAGTTCCTGAAGGTGGAGTTCCCCGTGCAGGTCCGGAGCACAAACGCCACCTACGAGATCCAGTTTGGACACCTGCAGCGGCCAACGCACTGGAACACGTCCTGGGACTGGGCTCGATTCGAG GTGTGGGCTCACAAGTGGCTGGATCTCTCCGAGCACGGCTTTGGGGTGGCACTGCTGAACGACTGCAAATACGGGGCGTCAGCCCACGGGAACGTCCTCAGCCTCTCGCT GCTGAGAGCACCCAAGTCCCCCGACGCCACGGCAGACATCACGCACCACCAGTTCACCTACGCTGTGATGCCTCACCTGG GTTCCTTCCAGGACGCCGGTGTGATCCAGCATGCCTACAACTTGAATTTCCCCCTCCACACGGTCCCAGCCAGCTCTGCGCAGTGCCCGGCCTGGAGCGCGTTCTCCGTCAGCTCCCCTGCGGTCGTGCTGGAGACTGTCAAGCAG GCCGAGGACAGACCTGAAGCTGTGGTGGTTCGGCTGTATGAGGCGCACGGCAGCACGCTTGTCGCCTGGCTCCAGACCTCCCTCCCCATTCAGGAGGCGATGCT CTGCGACCTCCTGGAGCGGCCGGCTGCCCAGGGCCGCCTGCCGCTGGAGCAGCGGGGCCTGAGGCTTTCCTTCACGCCCTTCCGCGTGCTCTCCGTCCTCTTGGTCTTGAGGCAGTGA
- the MAN2C1 gene encoding alpha-mannosidase 2C1 isoform X1, with protein sequence MAAPKHRRTALERVEKFLSETYFTDCNLRGRLFGDRCPPVSLSCFQTPRRIPYDEAVRQEFRPAKVGDSFGPTWETCWFKVELSIPPVWAGREVHFVWESDGEGMVWRDAQPVQGLTKEGEKTSYILTRSMKELEPRSLTLYVELACNGLFGAGKGSMIAPPDPDRRFTLSKAELVVFNRDVYELLMDLEILLDMAQLLGEENQRSFQALYTANQMVNMCDVTDPSTFPAARHLAAAIFSQRNGESQHTIHAVGHCHIDSAWLWPYEETIRKCARSWVTVVRLMECNPELTFACSQAQQFEWVQSWYPGLYAQIQDFVAKGQFLPVGGTWVEMDGNLPSGESMVRQFLQGQRFFQEQFGRICSEFWLPDTFGYSAQLPQLMRGCGIGRFLTQKLSWNLVNTFPHHTFFWEGIDGSRVLTHFPPGDSYGMHGRVEEMLKTVKNNKDKGRVNHSAFLFGFGDGGGGPTQKMLDRMKRMTDTDGLPRVQISTPDRLFSALEKESSQLCTWVGELFLELHNGTYTTQAQIKKGNRECERILHDVEVLSTLAVARGGTFQYPASQLQRLWRLLLLNQFHDVLPGSCIQLVVEDALQYYAEIRRAGARLQEEAVQSLCRELLQPKAGSTESTLVLNTLPWERTEVISRAGPAGTETLALVTVPSMGYAVVREPLLPPQPVAVRRQEDGSIAMENGVIAVCLDMMGRLTSLQLVDSERESVPDACCANQFALFDDVPLYWDAWDVMDYHLETRKPVTTLLKPLEITLAGGLRGSASFSLQIGESSTLTQEIILDATCPYLRFLTQVEWKEAHKFLKVEFPVQVRSTNATYEIQFGHLQRPTHWNTSWDWARFEVWAHKWLDLSEHGFGVALLNDCKYGASAHGNVLSLSLLRAPKSPDATADITHHQFTYAVMPHLGSFQDAGVIQHAYNLNFPLHTVPASSAQCPAWSAFSVSSPAVVLETVKQASPRGRSREGRLSSAQPPSLWCAHPARRGQGIVVVSASLRGCCGPGRQRCTMAGRELVCTPTELLGCGRSGQAVP encoded by the exons ATGGCCGCCCCGAAGCACCGGCGCACGGCGCTGGAGCGGGTCGAGAAGTTCCTCTCCGAGACCTACTTCACCGACTGCAACCTGCGGGGCAG GCTTTTTGGGGATCGCTGTCCACCGGTATCGCTCTCCTGCTTCCAGACTCCGCGGCGCATCCCCTACGATGAGGCCGTCAGGCAGGAATTCAGACCAGCTAAAGTGGGAGACTCCTTTGGGCCCAC GTGGGAGACGTGCTGGTTTAAGGTGGAGCTGAGCATCCCTCCGGTGTGGGCAGGGCGGGAAGTGCACTTCGTCTGGGAGAGCGATGGGGAGGGCATGGTGTGGCGAGACGCCCAGCCTGTCCAG GGTTTGACTAAGGAAGGTGAGAAGACCAGCTACATCCTGACGCGCAGCATGAAAGAGCTGGAGCCCCGCAG TCTGACGCTGTATGTGGAGCTGGCCTGCAACGGTCTCTTTGGGGCTGGCAAGGGCAGTATGATCGCCCCTCCAGACCCGGACAGGAGGTTCACCCTGAGCAAGGCTGAGCTGGTCGTCTTCAACAGAGACGTCTACGAACTGCTGATGGATCTGGAAATACTGCTGGACATGGCCCAG CTCCTTGGGGAGGAAAACCAGAGGAGTTTCCAGGCACTGTACACTGCCAACCAGATGGTCAACATGTGTGACGTTACGGACCCCTCCACCTTCCCTGCTGCCCGTCACCTGGCTGCAGCCATCTTCAGCCAGAGGAACGGCGAGAGCCAGCACACCATCCATGCCGTGGGTCACTGCCACATTGACTCTG CCTGGCTGTGGCCCTACGAGGAGACCATCCGTAAGTGCGCTCGGAGCTGGGTCACGGTGGTCCGTCTGATGGAGTGCAATCCAGAGCTCACCTTCGCCTGCTCCCAG GCGCAGCAGTTTGAGTGGGTGCAGAGCTGGTACCCCGGGCTCTACGCGCAGATTCAGGACTTCGTGGCGAAGGGGCAGTTCCTTCCTGTTGGAGGCACCTGGGTGGAAATG GACGGGAACCTGCCCAGCGGGGAGTCCATGGTGCGGCAGTTCCTCCAGGGACAGCGGTTCTTCCAGGAGCAGTTTGGACGGATCTGCTCGGAg TTCTGGCTGCCGGATACATTTGGATACTcagcccagctgccccagctgATGCGTGGCTGTGGGATCGGGCGGTTCCTCACGCAGAAGCTCAGCTGGAACCTGGTGAACACCTTCCCG CATCACACCTTTTTCTGGGAAGGCATTGATGGTTCCCGAGTGCTGACCCATTTCCCCCCTGGTGACTCCTATGGGATGCACGGGCGAGTGGAAGAG AtgctgaaaacagtgaagaaCAACAAGGACAAAGGACGTGTGAACCACAGCGCTTTCCTCTTTGGCTTTGGAGATGGAGGAGGGGGCCCCACACAGAAAATGCTGGACAGGATGAAGAGAATGACTGACACAGACGGGCTGCCAAG GGTTCAGATCTCCACTCCCGACCGACTCTTTTCTGCCCTGGAGAAGGAGTCATCGCAGCTGTGCACCTGGGTGGGAGAGCTCTTCCTCGAGCTGCACAATGGCACATACACCACCCAGGCCCAG ATAAAGAAAGGGAATCGGGAGTGCGAGCGAATACTCCATGACGTCGAAGTACTCAGCACCTTGGCTGTGGCGCGGGGCGGCACGTTCCAGTATCCTGCCAGCCAGCTGCAACGGCTCTGGAG gTTATTGCTGCTCAACCAATTCCATGATGTTTTGCCAGGCAGCTGTATCCAGCTGGTGGTTGAGGACGCCCTGCAATACTATGCAG AGATCCGCAGGGCTGGCGCTCGGCTGCAGGAGGAAGCTGTGCAGTCCTTATGCAGGGAACTGCTGCAGCCCAAGGCAGGGAGCACCGAGAGCACCCTCGTGTTGAACACTTTGCCTTGGGAACGGACCGAGGTGATCTCCAGGGCTGGGCCAGCCGGAACAGAGACTTTAG CTCTGGTGACAGTCCCCAGCATGGGCTACGCTGTAGTGAGGGAGCCATTGCTGCCCCCTCAGCCTGTGGCAGTGAGGAGGCAG GAGGACGGCTCCATTGCCATGGAGAACGGGGTGATTGCAGTCTGCCTGGACATGATGGGGCGCCTGACCTCGCTTCAGCTGGTGGACTCCGAGAG AGAGTCAGTCCCAGATGCCTGCTGTGCCAACCAGTTTGCGCTCTTTGATGATGTTCCCCTGTACTGGGATGCCTGGGACGTGATGGATTATCACCTGGAAACCAG GAAGCCAGTAACAACGCTGCTGAAGCCTCTGGAAATCACCCTGGCTGGGGGCCTGCGGGGAAGTGCAAGCTTCTCTCTGCAGATCGGGGAAAGCAGCACCTTAACCCAGGAGATCATCCTGGATGCCACGTGCCCGTACCTCCGCTTCCTGACCCAG GTTGAGTGGAAGGAGGCTCACAAGTTCCTGAAGGTGGAGTTCCCCGTGCAGGTCCGGAGCACAAACGCCACCTACGAGATCCAGTTTGGACACCTGCAGCGGCCAACGCACTGGAACACGTCCTGGGACTGGGCTCGATTCGAG GTGTGGGCTCACAAGTGGCTGGATCTCTCCGAGCACGGCTTTGGGGTGGCACTGCTGAACGACTGCAAATACGGGGCGTCAGCCCACGGGAACGTCCTCAGCCTCTCGCT GCTGAGAGCACCCAAGTCCCCCGACGCCACGGCAGACATCACGCACCACCAGTTCACCTACGCTGTGATGCCTCACCTGG GTTCCTTCCAGGACGCCGGTGTGATCCAGCATGCCTACAACTTGAATTTCCCCCTCCACACGGTCCCAGCCAGCTCTGCGCAGTGCCCGGCCTGGAGCGCGTTCTCCGTCAGCTCCCCTGCGGTCGTGCTGGAGACTGTCAAGCAGGCAAGTCCCCGGGGCAGAAGTAGGGAGGGTAGGCTCAGCTCAGCGCAACCGCCATCCCTCTGGTGTGCACATCCTGCTAGGCGAGGACAAGGGATCGTGGTCGTATCCGCATCCCTACGTGGGTGCTGCGGCCCCGGTCGTCAGCGCTGCACCATGGCAGGGCGGGAACTCGTGTGCACCCCGACAGAGCTGCTTGGCTGCGGTCGCTCGGGTCAGGCCGTACCCTGA